AGAGAGTGGGGCGAAGGAGGTGGTTACATTATGGAGGGAGAGAATGTTTTTCACCCGGCTCCTATAGCAAGGGGGCCTGAAAAACCGCAGTTACGGCCACAAGACGAGCCCGTCATTCTCCGTACACCTAGCGGGGCCAACCCAGGTCCGTAACGCACTGCGAATTTTTTAGTGTACACATCCCCACTCATTGTGGGGATTTTATTTTTTATTTCCTCGAGCGAAGAGACAATATGGGGGTTAATCCCTTTATTATTTTGAGGTAAATAAGGTCTTTGCCTTTCTTTCCACCTCATCCATTGCCTCATTCGAGAGGGCGTCTGCCTCCGTGTTTTCTTCGCGACGTATGTGTGTGAAGGACAAACGTGGAAAATCGGCCACCTTGCTATTCCAAACTTTTATGAACTGTGGGAAAAGAGTTGGTTCTTTAATCTGATACTCCCCGCGCAACTGCTTGATAATGAGCTCACTGTCTGACCGCACCTCGACTTCTGTCTCTCCACGCTCATCTTTGGGGATTATCTTCTTTAATTCTTGGAGCGCGTGGGCTACCGCTTCGTACTCTGCCCAGTTATTTGTCTGCGTGCCTAGTGGCAGAGCGATTTTCTTCAAAACCCCTTTCTTTTCGTCTGTAATGACAATTCCAGCGCCGGAAGGACCCGGATTGTTTCTTGCTCCCCCATCAGTGTAGATAGTAATTTTCCGCATGATTAATGATGCACCAAGAATATCACTCCTCTCCAATATCTACAATTCGGAGGCGCAAACTGTCGCGGCCGGCAAAGACATTCTTCTCGATGTGGGCGGAGAACTGTACGTACTGCCCCACCGCAAAACGACCGAGTAAGTGTTCTGCAAAAAATTGTATTGCTTCTATCTCTCTGCCAAAGCTATTTGCAAAGATAAGTTTGAGATGGTTCTTTTGCTTCCCGAAGCCCTCGACACGCCTGACCTCCGCATTCCGAAAAAGAAAAAGTGGTTTGGGGTTGCCCATCCCATAGGGCGAAAGCTTCTCTATAACGCCATACGCCTCCCTTGTTACATTGTCGAGCGAGAGTGTTGTGTCTGCTTCCTGCGCCCCCTTTCGCTCTCGACGCGGTACTGTGTTACTTGCCTCCGCAAGGGCATCGGCAAGGAGGTGTAGCTTGTCCCTTCTTACCGAAAAGCCGCCTGCGCATTCGTGTCCTCCGTACGCCGTGAGTATCTCATCGGCACATTGCATAAGCTCGAGCAAATGGACACTGCCATCTGAACGGCACGACCCCTTGAGGGTCCCATCCCCGCCCTCGCCCCACAAAAATACCGGGCGCGAGAATTCCTGCATAAGGGTGTTCGCCGCAAGTCCAAGTAGGCCCGGCTGCCAATTCGTGTTACCCAAGACAAGGACCGATTTGAGTTGGGACTCCTGAAGGCGTGCGCGCGCCTCCTTTACGATAGCCGCGACAAAACCCTTCCTTTTATTGTTCAGTACCTCAAGTTCTTTGGTAAGGGCGAGCGCTTCTGCATCGTTTTCTGTCGCAAGTAGGCGAAAAGCTTTTTCGGGAGAATCCATCCGCGAAGCGACGTTGATACGCGGCCCAATAACAAACCCGACATCATCTTCGGTGAGTAAGCTCTGTCTCACGCGCGCCGCACGCAAAAGTTCCTGGAGTCCCTTCCTCCTGTTCCGCTTGAGCACTGCGAGTCCATAGTAGGCAAGGGCCCTATTTTCCCCACGAAGCGGCACCATGTCGGAGAGTGTCGCGATACCCACCATATCTAGGAGCCACTTTTCCCAACCATCGTGGACCACAAACACACCTTCTTCGTTTCCTCTACGCAAGACTGCTGTGACGAGCTTCCAGGCAACTGCCGCTCCACATAGGTCCTTGAATGGATATTGGTCCCCTTCTTGTTTCGGGTTTATGATCGCGTATGCAGGGGGCATCTCCTGCGGCAGGTGGTGATCTGTTACGATGACATCAATGCCGAGCTCGTTTGCGCGCTCAATCGCCTTAGAGTCCGCCATGCCACAGTCGGCGGTGATAATGAGAGCGGTCCCCTCGCCCGCAAGCTCCTCAACCGCGCTTACGTGTACGCCAAACCCTTCGTTGTGGCGATGCGGAATATAATTTCTAAAATTAGAGAAACCGATTTTCTTAAAAAAGTCGTGGAAAATAATCCCGGCAGGAATACCATCCGTGTCATAGTCGGTATATGCAACAATCCGCTCGCCACCCTTCACAGCCTTGAGAACGCGCGAGACACTTCGTTCCATGTCCTTTAAGAGAAACGGGTCATGTGTGTGGAGGTCGTAGTCAGGGTTTAGAAAAAACTCGCGCTCATGCTCTTCAATCCCGCGATTTTGAAGGAGGAGGGTAAGTAGTTCTGAAATCTCTGTTTGAACGATTTCTTCGCGTTCACCTCGAGATACTGCCGCGCCGTATGTCATCTCGATATTGTAGCGCACTTTCCGAACAGATTGTTAAAAACAAAAGCCCCCTGATTCAAATCGGGGGGCTTTTGGGTTAGTCAATCGCGTAGGTAACGTTCACATTCACCATTACTGTGTTTTCTCCCACAGGAAGTTCCGGAACTGGTGGGGCTCCCTTTTCCATATCGCCCCCCATGCCAAAGGCCGCCTCACGAGCAAAGTAAATCGGGCCGCCTCCTGATTCATAGAAGTTTACGACTTTCACAAGCCGTACATCGAGGTCGTCTGCGAGCTGTTTTGCTTTGTCTTCTGCGTCTTCAATCGCTTCCTTCCGTGCTTCCCGTCGTACTTCGTCTTCATCTTCAACGGTAAAGTTGATGCTAGAGATATTGGTTGCGCCACGGCTCCCGAGTTGTGCGATCATCTCACCTGCCTTGTCCGTCTTTTTGGTTTTAACAGAAACCCAATGAGACACCTCGTACCCAATAAGCACGCGCTCGCCAGTCGGGAATCCTCTATTGTTCTGGTAATCATAGCGCGGGGAAATGTTGTAGCTGGTGGTCTTAAGATTTTTCTCTTCTACTCCCGCGTCCTTAAGGTACGAGAGGAGGGCATTGCTGGTTTCTGTCACCACTCGTTGCGCGTCTGCGATTGTTTTTGCTTCTTCGATAACAGCAAAGGAGAATTCGGCCGTATCAGCGACGACAAACGCTTCCCCGGATCCGGAGACAGTAATCGTCCGTGTAAACTGGGCGTCTTGACCAATAAAGCGAAGCGCCTTCAATTCACCCGCGAATGACGCGAGCAAGAAGAGTGCTCCGGTAAAAAGAAGCGCGATAAAGCCATAACGTATAACCTTGTCATTCCCCATTTCTTCGAAAGTTATCATAGATGATTAAATACTATAGGGTTTAATACTCTTTATTCCTTCATGGTATCATAAACTCATGTCAGAAATCTATCTGTATACATTGGGGAGTGTCGCTGCCGTGAGCGCCATCTCCTTTGTGGGCCTGTTTGCTCTTTCGTGGAAGGAGCGCTTTTTGCGGAGCATTATTTCTTTTTTGGTCGCACTCGCTGTCGGGGCGCTCTTGGGGGACGCATTTATTCACCTTATTCCGCAAGCGTTTGCCGAAGCGGCAAATCCATCTTTTGTTGCAATACTTATTATTGCCGGCATTGTCCTGTTCTTTCTTCTTGAAACATTGGTGCATTGGCACCACGCGCATAGCCTAGAGTTGAGTGGCGAATCTCGAAATAGCGCAAAAGGCGTGCATATACATCCCACTGGCTATATGGTTCTCGTTGCCGACGGCTTACATAATTTCATTGATGGCATCATCATTGCGGTTTCTTATCTTGTTTCTATCGAAGTTGGTGTCGCCACAACAATTGCTGTCGTCTTGCACGAAATTCCCCAGGAGATCGGGGACTTCGGTGTGCTCTTACACGCAGGATTCGGAAGGATGCGGGCGCTTTTTCTTAACTTCGTCTCTGCAACACTTGCCATTTTAGGAGCAATCATCGCCCTTGTGGCGGGCGAGAGTATCGAGCAGTTTGTCTTTTGGGTGCTCCCGCTCGCAGCTGCAAGCTTCATCTACATCGCAACCGCAGACCTCTTCCCCGAGCTTCGTACTGCATCAAAACCAGTCTTTTTCCTGCAACTGTGCGCAATTATTCTCGGCGTTGCCGCAATGTATCTCCTTGTATTTGTTGAATAGCTAGTGGCTAGGCGTCAAAAAAACGTTTCCCGGTCTTGAGCGCCTCCATGTGTGCGTGAAAAGCTTTGTACACAGGATTTGGGACATGCCTGGGGTCGTGCCACTCCCACCCTTCACACCTATCTCTCTCCATAACCTTTGGTTCACCGGCCTTCCAATCGGCGGTGAGAGCAATATCAATATAATGATGTGGCGGATAATCTTTCATGTTCAGTACATGCAAAAACTGAATGTTCTCAATTTCAATCCCGGTTTCCTCCAACACTTCCCGTATCCCACAATCGACAATAGCCTCCATGTATTCAAGGTGGCCACCCGGAAGCGACCACTCCCCTTCGCCGTGAACTCCTTTGCGCTTGCCCATTAAAATCTTGCCATCCTTGAAAACGATGACCCCGACACCAACCTTTGGATAATGTGCGTGAAAATTGTCCATGGATATTACGCATTTCGCAACAGTGAGGCATTTATCGCGACGATAACAGTCGAAAGCGACATTAAGACCGCGCCGACGGCCGGTGAAAGCACGATACCTGCACTATAGAGAACCCCAGCCGCAAGAGGAAGCGCGACAATATTGTATCCTGCCGCCCACCAAAGATTCTGGATCATTTTATTATATGTTTTACGAGAAAGTTCCATGACTTGAACGACATCGAGCGGGTTGTTGCGTACCAAGATGATACTTGCCGTTTCTATAGCAACATCAGTGCCAGCCCCTATGGCAACACCGATATCCGCCTGGGCAAGCGCGGGGGCGTCATTTACCCCGTCCCCAACCATTAACACTTTTTGTCCCTCCTCTTGGAGGCGCATAATGACTTCGGATTTTTCGTGGGGCAATACTCCTGCGAAATAGTTATCGAGACCGAGTTCTTCGGCAACACGTTTTGCAACAGATTCATTGTCGCCGGTTAACATCACAACGTGATGCCCTTTTTCTTTAAGCACCCTCACGGCGGTGCGGGCTTCCGCACGTACCGTATCGTCAAGGGCAAGGAAACCTATCGGCAACCCTTCTTTCAAAACAAATACTGCGGTTTTGCCTTGAGCCAACACCTCGTCTGCGCGTTTTGTATCATACGACACGCGTTGCTGTTTTACATACGCTTCGGAGACCACCTGCACCAACACTCCCTTCACTTGCGCCTGGAAACCACGCCCGGGAATAATGCTTTGATGTTCCGCTGGGTAGGTTTCCGGAGCCGCCTTAACGATTGCCTTAGCGATTGGATGAGACGAACCCTGGTCAACACTCGCCGCGTACTTTAAAACATCTTCCTTTGAATATTCTACAAACGGAACGACATCACTTACCACAAAAGCCCCTTCGGTTAATGTCCCTGTCTTATCGAACACAATCGTAGTGACACCGCGGGCGGCTTCAAACGCCATGCGATCTCGTATCAAAAAACCTTTCTGAGCTGACAAAGAGGTGGAGAAGGCGACAACAAGCGGTATCGCGAGGCCGAGTGCGTGCGGACAGGCAATCACGATGACCGCAATCGCACGCTCAACCGCAAAACCAAGAGGCTGGAGCAAAAAGAGCCAGGCAAAAAGAGTAACCGCCCCCCCGCCCAAAGCGACGACGGTGAGCCACATCGCGGCCCTGTTTGCCAAGTCCTGGGTCTTCGACTTGCTCTTCTGTGCCTCCTGCACAAGCGTCACCACATATGAAAGGTAGGTGTCTTTCCCCGTTTTTGTCACCTGCACAATGATAACAGCCTCTGCATTGAGGGCTCCTGCAATAACGCGACTTCCGGTTTGTTTTGAAACAAGCTTCGACTCACCTGTTAGCATCGATTCATCAACTGCCGTGAGACCCTCGACAACAACACCGTCGACAGGGATCCGCTCCCCCGGCTTAATGATGACCTCGTTCCCAATGTGGAGATCGGCAATGAAGACCTCGGAAACAGAACCATTGGCGTTTCGTAGGTGAGCGGTCTTCGGCAGAAGCCCCGCAAGTTCTTCGAGCGTGCGTGATGCGCCCATGACGCTCCGCATCTCGATCCAATGCCCGAGGAGCATAATATCAATAAGCGTCACAAGTTCGGAGAGAAGCTCCTTCCCGTTTCCCGCAAAGCCCAGAACAACTGCTCCGCTGTAGAGGAAGGCGGCCGTAATTGCCGCCGCAACTAGGGTCATCATCCCCGGCTGGCCATTTTTTAGCTCACTCCACGATCCCCTGAGAAAAGGCCAACCACCATAAAAATAGATAAGCGACGCGATGAGAAAAGCCAATTCAAAGCCGTACGACACCTGCAACCCAAAGAGAGACTGCGCGTGCGGGGAAAGCGCGAGTACTGGGAGCGAGAGAACAAGCGCTACCCAAAAGCGCTTTTTAAAATCCTCCGCCATGTGGTTTCCATGCGTTCCGTGGGGAGCCCCATCATGACCCGAGTGTTCTGTGTGCATACTGACAGTATATAAGACGAAGTGCTTTTATTCACCCTTTTTGGCGACAAGCTCTGGGGTCTCTGACACATATTCAAGAATAAACTGCGCGCGACCGAGAAGTTGCCCCCGCCCCGTCTTTGCATTGACGCGCCATCGCCCCGGAGCAAGGTTCTCTATGAGGGAATATCCTCGGTACCCGCCGTCACGTCCGCCAAGAATTGGGAAGGGGATGCGGGATGCAATGACCCATTCCCCCGTCGTATCATCATAGTGCTCCCACTCATGCACGATTGAAGTTGCAAGATCTGTCGGCGCAAAGATGGAACTGTAGAAAAAGACCGGGGCATGAGGTGTAATATGCACGATTTCAGGGGATAGCAGTGTCGCGAACCACAACCTCTTTTCGTCTCGAATGATATACTCATCTCCAACTCGTCGAACTTGATGGGCCACCTCTGCCCCCTTGAGCGAGAGTGGTATGGGCGGAATAATATTGGCAAAATAAAGCACATTCAATGCGACAAACATCGTTCCGATGCTCAGGACAAGGTAGCGCTTGCTCTCGGCGATACGCGCCGGGATGAAGAGGGCGAGGGCAAGAACGAATCCGGCAACAAGCGCGAGGCTTATTGCGCCGCTAAAGAGAAATATTTCTCCACCCATGGCACCCAACACTATCGGGACGTAAAAAATGGTAAATGAGAATAATACAAAATAGAACATGCTCACCTGGAAGACGAGACGCTGGTAGCGGGCTCTCAAAAACTCATTCCCAATAAGGAGGGCAATCAGGAATATGAGAAACGGCCAACTTGTGACGAGTGATGCGCTCTTGCTGTAGAAAATGAAAAACCCGGAAAAAAGAGCTCCGAAGGAAAATTGCATGAGAAGCGGCGCAACCCTCCGCATGAATGGTCGCGACTGCGCGGCGAGCGCTTTTCCTTCGTAGAAATTAATAAAGGTGATGCAGGCCGCGACAATGACCAAATGCGTCACAATCACAAACTGCTCAAAGGCAAGATCAATACGCCTGAGCGTCAACGTATCAACGATAAACCCAAGAATCAGTGCGCCAGACAAAAAACGTCCTTCATATCGGAAATACCATGACTCAAACTTTTTTGTTGTCCCCTTCAGTTTGCTTAACACATTTACTACTTCTTACTTCCTGTGGGCCTGAGGTGGTCACAAGGAGTGTTTAATTTATTTCGATATCAATATACTTGACCGAGGGAACCGCGGCTATGATCTTCTTCTCTACTTCATCAATCTTCCGACCCACGAGGCGCGGGATGTGGTTCGTCTGGTACGCAATGAACCTTTTGAACTCTTCATAGTCGTCTTTAATGATCTCGTATTCCCCCTCAAGATCCCCTCGATCAAACACTTCTTTGATGAGTGCCGCTCCATTGAATTCTATTTCGCACTTTATCCGGTACTTCCCAATATCGAGGACTTCTGATTTGAAATCAATCACCTTTTCGATATAGGGCTCCGCAACGAGCATTTCCGTGATTTGTTCTGCGAGTTCCTCTGGAATACTTTTCCCTATGAGAAATTCTCGATTCTTTTTGATGAGAAAAACGGCGATAACGGCCAAGATAAGCCCGACAATAATAGAACCAACGGCATCCCACAAATAGTTGTGCGTGAAATATGAAAGGGTGACCGAGCATAAGGCTACGATTACTCCCAAGACGGCAGCTGTGTCTTCGTACACAACAGCGATGGTAACTGGATCTCCGTGCTCAAGTGCCTCAACAAATGTCTTTTCTTTGTTATGCAGTCGCAGTTCTTGAGCCGCCTTGTACAGGGTAAACGACTCAATAACAAATGCGGTGATGAGAATGGCAAATATTGTGGTGCTTAGCTCCGCTTCATGGTGCGACAGAAGGGACGAGATACCATGATACACAGTAACTCCTGCACCTAAAAAGAAGATGCCGCATGCCGAGATGAGCGCCCAGAGGAACCGCTCGTTCCCGTAGCCATATGCGTACTCCTCGTCTGCAACACGGGTTGAACTACGGAGTCCAATAAGGAGGAGAGATTGGTTCATGGTGTCCGCTAAGCTGTGCACCGCCTCGCTAAAGAGAGAACTTGAGCCAGAGAGAAAATATCCAATAAACTTAAGGACTGTTATGCAGGCATTCCCTCCCAAAGCAAAAATGACCGAGGTAGTACCGGCTATTGCTTTATTGGGCTTCATAGAGAGGAATTATACCACACTGGAGATGATGCTTTTGGGGTGCCCAAAGGGATTCGAACCCTTTCTGGATCCTTCACAGGGATCAGTGCTAACCGTTACACCATGGGCACCATCTTCTACTATCTTCTACTAAACGTGTGGTAGTGTACCATGAAAAATGCGGGGTGAAAATGGGTAGCGTGCTACCAGCCGCCGCGTTCAACAAGACCTTTAAAACGAGACATCATTTCTTTCGTATTCTCCCCAACAACACCATCACCGATTGTGTGGGCATCAATGCGTGTAACCGGCACAATGCGACGCCCCGTTGAGGTGATGAACGCTTCGGTTGCTTCACTCAAAACTTCTTCGAGAGACAATTCGCGCTCTTCGACCTCAAACGTATCTCTCGCCAACTTAAGTGTGGCGTAACGAGTGATGCCTTGGAGAATATTCTTTTGCGGAGTGATGAGTGTGTCGCCCTTAAAAATACAGAAATTGCACGTTGAAGCTTCGAGCACATTACCCTCCCATGTGTAGAGGATCTCATACGCCCCAGCCTTCTTCTTTTTGCCCTGGAGAAGGACGGGGAAAATATAATTACTTGTTTTTGCTTCCGGGAAAAGACGTAGGTGCTCTGCCGTCATGAGCTTTACTCCTTTTTCATAGGCTTCCTTCTTCGGACTAATGTCGCCTTGGAGAAAAATGAAGAAGGTTGGCGTCTCTGGGTTGAAGATAAGACCATCGATTCTTCCGGCGTTGAGTACCGCGCGAAGAGAACAGTCTTTCATTTTGTTCTTCCGGAGCAAGAGCCCCACCTGGCGCCTGAACTCATCCTTTGAGAGCGGAATTCTTAAGTTAAGTTTCTTTGCGGAGTTCTGAAACCTGTTCCAATGTTCATCAAAAAGGAAAATCTCGCCGTCATGGATACCCATAAAGTCGAAAATCCCATAGCCGCGCAAAATCCCCCCGTCACTTATGTGCAAGGTCGCGTCATCGCTCGGAATAATCTTTCCGTTAAGGTAACAATACTCGTGCATATAGGTAGTATATACTCTGTAACACTCCGAAATCAAAAAACGACATCCCCCTTCGCCTCCGCCAGACGGCGGATGGCGAATGGTGGAGCCGCTTAAACCATTCACAACTTCAGTATCGCGATGAGCCGACGAGGAAGGTCGCGTTTCTGACATTCGTGGGTGCATCCCATCGCTACGCAACGCATGCGAACAAACTCATCACTTGAAACAGAAATCATTGGACCCGTAAATGTGGGACTAAACTCCTTAATGAGGGCGAGCGCTTCGGGTACCGTGCTGTGACCACTCAAATAGCCATCCAAGACGATCGCAGCGAGATCAGGATTGGCCTTGAACTGTTCTATCGCCTCATCAACAGTAAAAGCCTGAACTATCTCTACTTTATCGCCCAAGTCTGCAAGCTGCAGTTTCCACGCCGCGTGGACACCCCTTTCGTCATCAACAAAAAGAACCTTCGGCTTCATTGGATTCCTCGCCATGTTTGCTCCCTAGAGGATACTCCTCAAAGAAGTGCGGGGCAACTAGAGACCTTGCCCCGCTCCTTTCCTCGCACGATGGACGAGTTCATCGCGAAGTTTTTCTGCAACCTCCCTTGAGAGACCAGGGAGGGTCCCCTCTGCTCCAACCCCCCAGACACCACGACGACGAACAACTGCGCTAGCTCCCGCTGTTTGAATCTCGAGATCGGATAAGCCCAATAGCCGAGCAATAATCCCGCGATGAATATCGACGTTTTGGATACGGTTGTAAGGAATGGTTACGTATGTTTTCCAGATGATGCCGTGCTCTTTGCGAAATCCTTCTTCGCGGAGTTCGTAGCGAACAAAATGGTAGGTAAGTTTGGCAATAACCCAGAGGAGAATAATCACAAGTACCCCAAGGGAGAGCAGTCCACCCCACCACAGTACGGGTGATATTTCGAGTTCTTCCAGTAGTACCGCACCCTCGTCCCCCAAAAAGGAAAAGATGATGATAATTATGGGTAAACCAAAAATGAGCAGGTTTTGAATGAAAAACATCAAAACGGCTTTAGGGTCGAGTTGTTGCATGTGTAAAGTATATCACTTGCTCGCTAAAACGTAACGAACAGTTACCTCTTCTCCGATGACGAGGGACTCTTTTCTGCAGACCGACTTTTTTATCGGGATGAAGTACTGTTTGCCTTTAATAGGAAAGAGTGAGGTCCGCCACGTCGTCTTGCCAACCGTCGCCATGACAGGGATGCTCCCCCACCCACCGCGCGGCACATCTGGCACCTTCGAGTCCGGAATAGGGACATAGGTCCACGGCGCCTCCATTGGGAACACGTGGAGTTTTTCTTTTACGACAAAAGCCTTAGTAACCATTGGTGCGCAGGGGGGGATTTGAACCCCCAAGCCTTGCGGCATACGCCCCTCAAGCGTACGTGTATACCGTTCCACCACCTGCGCATACTTCAATCTCTACGTGGTTTCTAGTATATGGTAAATCGCATGGTTCGTAAAGAAAACGACCCGTTTGAGACGGATCGGTTCCTTACTCCTTCTTTGCTGGTTCTGCGGCCTCTGCTTTGACTTCTTCTGCCGGAGCTTCCGCGGTTACCACTTCTTCTTCCATGGCTTCTGTGGGTACCATCTCTTGATATTTGACGGTTGCGAAATCGGAGAAGCGCTTCATCTTGCGACGGGTATCCTTTGCTGTCTTTTCGCGAACATAATAGAGTTTGGCGCGTCGCGTCTTTGAACGGCTGAGGATCTCAATCTTATCAATCGTTGGAGAGTATAAAGGAAAAATCTTCTCTACGCCGACACCACTCGCAATCTTGCGCACCGTAAAGGTAGCGCCCGACTCTGCGCCGTGCTTGCGTGCAATGACGAGACCCTCGAAGGCCTGGAGACGAGTTTTGTCCCCTTCTTTGAGCTTAACCCACACCCGGATCGTGTCGCCGGAGCGGATGTCGATCTTTTTTCGCTCTTTAATATTAACGGGGGAAAAAGTAATAGTAGTCATAGACAATACGCCACTCTAACAGATTATCCGCGGCTTTGCAACCCTGGGAATTGGGCATGTACGAACCGCGCAAATTCCTCAGGCAGAGGCGCTTCGAGGCGCATACGGGTGCCGTTTGGGTGCGTTAACGAAAGCCCTAAGGCGTGAAGCGCGAGACGACCCATCTCTCCTGGGCACTCGCGTCTTGGCGCATAGAGCGGATCACAAAGTATGGGGTGCTCAATCGACTTCAGGTGGACACGCAGCTGGTGCGTACGACCCGTTTTGGGGAAAAGCGCCATATACGAATAGGCTTCAGAGGTACCGAGTGTTCGGTAGAGCGTCTTTGCTTCACGCCCGTCTACGCCGACTTTCCTCCTTCGATAATCTCTTTTGCTTCGAGCAATGGGGGTGTCGATGACGCCCTCTTTCTTACTCACATTGCCGTACACAATGGCACGATATTCTTTTTCTATCTCTCGCTCTTGAAATTGTTTCTTCAGTGCGAGGTATGCGTCTTGCGTTTTTGCGATAAGCAAGATGCCGGAGGTGTCTTTGTCGAGTCGGTGCACAATACCGGGGCGATTGATAATGGCGCCGTCGGGCAAGACAAAGGGCTCTCCGACTTTCCCGATCTCTGGATACCTCTCCTCGATCCAGGTAACAACTGTTTCTTCGCTACTCTTTTTTGATGGCGAGTGCACGAGTAAACCCGCCGGTTTGTTCACCGCAACAATATACTCATCTTCATACACAATTGCTATGGGCATAGTAGAGAAACGAACGCCTGTTACTTGCCGCGCCGACGCGAGCGTTCGGGAAACTCTTTTAAAATAGCATCAAATTCTTCTTTCGAAAAATCGGGCCAATAGCTGTCGACAAAGAAGAGCTCGCTATACACCGACTGCCATGGGAGGAAGTTCGAAAGTCGCTGTTCGCCGCCCGTGCGAATAATAGCGTCTGGATCGGGAAGATTGTTGGTCCAGAGATGCTTCGCGAATGTTTCTTCGGTAAACCCTAGACCTTCGGCAGAGGCCTTGCGTGCGGCCTCGACAATCTCCTTGCGTCCGCCGTATGAGATTGCGACAGCAACGGTAATCGCTGTATTGTTTTTTGTCTTCTCCTCCAGGTCGCGCACGAGCGTTTGGATGTTCTGCGGAAGTCGCTCTCGCTCGCCTATGCACACGATGCGCGCGTTTTCTTTTTGCAGTTGACCAAACTCCTCTTTGAGAGCAGTCTCAAAGAGCCGCATGAGATACTCGACCTCGTTCTGCGCGCGATTCCAGTTCTCTGTCGAAAAAGCATAAAAAATGAGTGTTCCGATACCCGCCTCTCGCGCCCACGAAACCACCTCTTTCAACTTTTCGTAACCACGACGATGCCCTTCAAAGACAGGGAGACCATGCTCCTCTGCCCAGCGGCGATTGCCATCCATAATAATACCAATGCTTTGGGGAATCATATGATTAATATACTATGGTAAATCCTCGAAACTCCTGTGTTGGGGAACGCCAGGCGACCTTAACATTATCCACGCGCGAGAGTAGCGAACCTTTGTGGAGATGCTCAACAAGTTTCGCGAGGCTTTCTTCGTCTCCCTGCGCCACAACATAGACAGAACCATCTTTGATATTTTGTACAAAACCGAGAAGAGAGAGTCCGCGTGATTTGCGTTGCACAAAATCACGGAACATCACCAATTGCACCCTGCCCGTTATTTTTGCTTCAATTTCTTTTTTCATCTTGCAATCAGGGGCTTATGCATTAGAACAAGCTATAGATGAGATAGGTGAGATATAGAGAAACCACGGTCAGGAGCAACACCCTAAGGTATTTCTCGGGCACCTTGCGGATGTGCCTGGTCATGAAGTTCGCACTGATAAACGAGGCGACAAAAATCACGAGGAAATGGGGCCATGCGATGAGCCCGGAGAATGCCGTAACGACTGTTGAAAAGAGTGTTGGCGGCAACGCGATAAGACTTGCGAGACCAAGACCCTCAACGAAACTTATGCGAAGGATGCTTTGGTATGCAAACCGACTGAATGTCCCGACTCCGACACCACTCACGTTTCCGTACACCCCAAGTATAAACATCAGGGTAAAGATGAACGGGTAGTGTCTCATGCTAAGGTGTACATTCTCT
This portion of the Parcubacteria group bacterium genome encodes:
- a CDS encoding DUF1905 domain-containing protein, whose translation is MVTKAFVVKEKLHVFPMEAPWTYVPIPDSKVPDVPRGGWGSIPVMATVGKTTWRTSLFPIKGKQYFIPIKKSVCRKESLVIGEEVTVRYVLASK
- the rplS gene encoding 50S ribosomal protein L19, with protein sequence MTTITFSPVNIKERKKIDIRSGDTIRVWVKLKEGDKTRLQAFEGLVIARKHGAESGATFTVRKIASGVGVEKIFPLYSPTIDKIEILSRSKTRRAKLYYVREKTAKDTRRKMKRFSDFATVKYQEMVPTEAMEEEVVTAEAPAEEVKAEAAEPAKKE
- a CDS encoding RluA family pseudouridine synthase → MPIAIVYEDEYIVAVNKPAGLLVHSPSKKSSEETVVTWIEERYPEIGKVGEPFVLPDGAIINRPGIVHRLDKDTSGILLIAKTQDAYLALKKQFQEREIEKEYRAIVYGNVSKKEGVIDTPIARSKRDYRRRKVGVDGREAKTLYRTLGTSEAYSYMALFPKTGRTHQLRVHLKSIEHPILCDPLYAPRRECPGEMGRLALHALGLSLTHPNGTRMRLEAPLPEEFARFVHAQFPGLQSRG
- the uppS gene encoding di-trans,poly-cis-decaprenylcistransferase; translation: MIPQSIGIIMDGNRRWAEEHGLPVFEGHRRGYEKLKEVVSWAREAGIGTLIFYAFSTENWNRAQNEVEYLMRLFETALKEEFGQLQKENARIVCIGERERLPQNIQTLVRDLEEKTKNNTAITVAVAISYGGRKEIVEAARKASAEGLGFTEETFAKHLWTNNLPDPDAIIRTGGEQRLSNFLPWQSVYSELFFVDSYWPDFSKEEFDAILKEFPERSRRRGK
- a CDS encoding acylphosphatase: MKKEIEAKITGRVQLVMFRDFVQRKSRGLSLLGFVQNIKDGSVYVVAQGDEESLAKLVEHLHKGSLLSRVDNVKVAWRSPTQEFRGFTIVY